Part of the Desulforegulaceae bacterium genome is shown below.
TCCTTTTTCTTTCTTTTTATTGGAGATAACAAGACTAAAGGAATTATTTTCAAGCTTTTCAAGTTTGTAGTCAATTGATTTCCCATTTGCCGCAATCATATCAAGGATTTTAAATTCGTAGTTTTGTCTGGGAGTTATGATAATTGTTTCTTTTACTTCTTCTCCTACTTTTCCCCATAAATGTGCTTTTTCAGGCTCAATTGAAACAATGGAATTTATTTTAGCTGTTATTTTTAAAACAACCTTTTTGTTTTCATTATCATTGGTGTAAGCATAAACTTCCTCAACAATAGTTCTTCCCCCTTTTCCTGAAGTTGGGATTATGATTTGAATTTCTCCTGTCATACCTGGCAGGACTTCCTCTGAGTAAGAGGGAATATCGCAGCCTCAGCCCCTTGCCTTTAGATTTTTAATTTCAAGTTTTTCATTGCCCGAATTTTTGAACTTAAAAGTATGAACAAGTTTTTTTCCTTCAATTAGATCCTCATAAATAACCTCAGGCTCTTTTATTTCGAACTTAGGACTTTGGGCATAAATAAGGCTGGTCATTAAAATAAAGAGGGTAATTGTAAAAAAACAAATTTTTTTCATTTTAAATTTTTACCTTTATTATTTCACTGGTTTTGGTGTTGTAAAGAGCAAATCCCGGGCTTCCTTCTTTTCCCATTATTTCTCCAGGGTTCAATAATAGTGTTGAGTTTATTTTTTTGCAATACCAGGTATGGGAATGCCCAAAACACACAAGATCGTATTGTTCTGATTTTGCAAGGGGTTTGGCTAGATCAAAATAATGGGTGAATGCTATTTTTTTAAAGTTTAAGTTTATTTCTCCAAATCTTTCATAGAGTTTTACATTTTTAAGAATTGTTTTTGTATACTCAATCATTTTTATTTTGTCACCGTCATTGTTTCCAAAAACTCCGTAAAAAGGTATGTTAATTGATGCCAAAAGCTTTAAGGAAAAAGGAGCAATAAAATCTCCGCAATGGATAATTGCTTCAACTTTTTTTTGCCTGCATATCAAAAGAGCTTTTTGAATCATATCAAGGTGGTCGTGGCTGTCACTCATTATTGCTATAAGCATTTGTTTTCACTCAAAAGGAAAGAAATTAAAATAAATATAAAAACACCTAAAAAAGCCTGAACCATCTTTTTTCCCCTCAAGATTTAAATATTTGAGATATCCCAGGATAAGCTTTTTATCATCAACCAAACAACTTTAACTAGAGCAGAGCTGATTTTAGGCTTGTCAAATGAATCTGTCAAAATATTAAGGGCTGATTTTGTTTTTTTACATCATTGAGTATGGGTCGATATCAAAAGTAACTCTTAAATCAGAAGGCAGGGATGAAAAAGTTGATTTAAATTGTTTTAAAATAAGATTTAATTCTCCTGCGGTTTTTGATTTTAAAAGAATTTGAAAACGAAACCTTGTCGCAGCAATATAAACTGGAGATTTTGCTGGTCCCATTATAATTATTTCCGATTTTAATTCAGACTTTAAATTCTCAAGACAATTTCTGCATTTTTTTGAAAATTGATCCGCAAGCTCTTCTTTGGTACCGGAAATTTTAACAAGGGCTATTTTTGCAAAAGGAGGATAAAAAAGCGACTTTCTAAAATTTATCTCTTCTTTGTAAAAATTTATAAAATTCTGGGTTTTTGCGGTTTGAATGGAAAAATGGTCGGGATTATAGGTCTGCATAATGACTTTACCTTTTTTTTCACCCCTTCCAGTTCTTCCTGCAACCTGAGACAAAACCTGGAATGTTTTTTCGGCTGCTCTGAAATCTGGGAAATTAAATCCATGGTCGGCATTTATTATTCCAACAAGGGTGATGTTTGGAAAGTCATGGCCTTTGGCAATCATCTGGGTTCCAATAATAATATCTGCTTTTTTTTGTCTGATTGCCTTGAGTTTTTTTACAAGTTCTCCTTTTTTTCTTGTTGTGTCCTGATCCAGCCTTATTATTGTTGAATCCCTGAATAAAAATTCGCAAGCTTTTTCTATTTTTTCAGTTCCTGTCCCAAGGTGAACAAGTTCTGGGTTTGCACAGTTTGGACATTCTTTTGGAATTTTTTGTCTATATCCGCAAAGATGGCAAACAAGACTTTCGTTTGATTTATGATATGTCATTGTAACTGAGCAAAATCTGCATTTCAAAGCTTCAGAGCAAAGGTTGCACAAAAGAAAGCTTGAATAGCCTCTTTTGTTTAAAAAAAGAAGAACCTGTTCCTTTTGCTTAAGTCTTTTATTTATTTCCATTGCAAGATAATATGAAATAAACCTGTAAGCTCCTTTGTCTTTGGCTGATTTTTTTAAATCATAAACAGAAACTTCAGGAAGACAGGATTTATTTACTCTTTTTTTTAAATAAAGGATTTCAAACTTATTGGTTTGGGTATTTGTATAGGTTTCAATAGAAGGAGTGGCAGAACCAAGCACCACAGGGCAATTTTCGGTTTTTGCCCTTACAATTGCCATATCTCTTGCATTGTAGTTGGGAGCTGAATCTTGTTTGTATGATTGGTCATGCTCTTCATCAACAACTATAACTCCTATGTTTTCAAGGGGGGCAAAAATTGCAGATCTTGCTCCTATTACAACTGTTTTTTTCTTTTCAGCAATCAAAGTCCATTGATCAAGCTTTTCTCCTGGAGATAGATTGGAATGAATTACAGCTGTCTGGTCTCCAAACCTTGCCTTAAATCTTCTTTCTGTTTGGGAAATAAGAGAAATTTCAGGGACAAGCACAAGGGCAGTTTTTTTTAATTCCAGGGCTTGTTTTACAAGATTTAAATAAACTTCGGTTTTTCCGCTTCCTGTAATTCCGTAAAGAAGATACCTTTTAAATTTTTTTCCAACAAAAGGTTTTATCTTTTCAAAGGCCTGAAGCTGTTCCTCATTTAAAACAGGAGGAATGTCTTTTTCCACAGCCTCGCCAAGGGGATCTCTTAAAACTCTTTTTTCACTTTCTTTTACAAGCCCTTTTTTAATCAAAGCATTAATTACTTGTGATGAGCCTTTTTCTTTTGCACTTATTTCTTTTTTTAAAACTTCTTTATCAAAGGGAATTCTTTCTAGAACTCTTATTTGTTTATCAGTAAGTTTGGTTATTGATTCAGATTTTTGTCTTTTAAGAAAGTTTTCAAGTTTTTCTTTGGTTTTAGGTTTTGGGATAAAAAATTCAAACTCAATTAAATCTTTATTTCTAAGGCTGTTCAGTTCGTTTTTTTTAACACCTGAGCCAAGAAGTTCTTTTTCTGTTTTTTCCCCGTCTCTTAAAAGGTTTAAGACTTTAAAAGTTGTGTAATTTTTTGGGTCATTTAATAATTCCAGTCCCTTGGGAGTTGTTTTAAATATTTTTGAAATATCAGGGTTAATTCCAGAAGGAAGGGCTGATTTAATTACAAGGCCTGGAGGGTAAATATAATAATTTGAAATCCATTCAAAAAGACTTAAGAGTTTTTCTGAAAAAAACGAATTTTTATCAGGAACTTCTATAATCTCTTTAATTTGGAAGTCTGTTTCAGGTTTTTTATTTAATACTTTTTTTATATATCCTGTTATTTTTCTGTTTCCAACAGGAGCTATCACTCTTTTTCCTGGTTCAACTTCTTTTTCAAGGTATTTTGGCACTCCATAAATAAAGAAATCATTCACAGGAAGGCAAAGATAAACTTCAATGTATAAATTCATAATATTTTACTGGTGATCTATCACCTGAGTCCTTAAGATTTATCCCCTGAAAAAAGAGCATAAGGGATTGTTTTTTGGTAGAGACCAAACTTGTGGGCTTATCATTATAACCGGAGCAAGCTGAAATCTTTTATATTCGCTTATATAAAACTTGGTTAGAATTTTTTCCAGGTCTTCTTTTTTAAACCCTGATTTTATAATTTCCTCTGGAGATTTTTTTTCATCAAAATAAGCTGAGATTATTTTGTCAGCTGTTTTATATTCAGGAAGATCGTCTTCATCTTTTTGCCCGGGTTTAAGTTCTGCTGAAGGAGCTTTATTTATTATATTTACAGGAATCATTTCTTTTCCTTCAATTTTATTAATATACTCTGAAATCTCCCAGACTTCTGTTTTTGTAAGATCTCCAATGGGAGCAACCGCTCCACAGGAATCTCCGTAAAGGGTGCAATAGCCTACAATTGCTTCTGTTTTGTTTCCTGTATCAATTAAAAGGGCATTTTCTTTGTTTGAAATACCCATTAAAAGAGTTCCTCTTATTCTTGCCTGAATATTTTGCTCTGTTATTGAGTGGGCACTTTTATCAAATCCTTTATACATTTTTAGAAATGCTTCAAAACTTTCTTTAATGGGAATCACATCTCTTTTAAAATTAAAGTTTTTTGCAAGAAGGGCAGTGTCTGTTTCATTTTCAGGATCAGTATAATCTGAAGGCATGAAAACCGTATGAATATTTTCACTTCCAAGGGCTCTGGCTGAAATTGCCGCAGCCAGTGCCGAATCTATTCCACCGCTTGATCCAATTACAGCCTTTTTAAATCCTGATTTATAAAAATAGTCTTTTAGTCCTGTTTCAAGGGCTTTTAAAATAAGTGCATTTTTAGAAGGGAGCTTTAATTCCTTTTTTGTACTTTTGTTAAAATCTGTAATTAAAAGCTCTTCTTCAAATGGTTTTCCATAATTTAAAAGTTCGCCTTTGTTATTAAAAAATGAGGAAAAACCATCAAACACAATTGAATCAGCTCCTCCTGCTAAATTAACAAAAACTATTTTTGTGTTTTGATTTAAAGCTTGATTTTTAAAGGTTTCAAATCTTTTATCAATGGTGTTTTTTATAAAAGGAAGAGGTGTTAAATCAATAAAAAAGTCACAGGATTCATTGTTATTATTATGAAAAGAGAGTTTGATTTTTTTGCCTTTAAAATCAATTAATTTGTTTTTGCCGTCAAAAGGAAGAAAATAATTTTTTTCATTATAAACTTCCCAGGAAGAAAGCTCTGACTTATAAATTTCTGATTTAATTTTTTTGTTTTTAATAAAAGCTGCAGTATTTAAAAGCCCTTTTTTGCTTATTTTGGGATAGGTTAAAATAATTGCAATATCTTTTGTAAACAAACTTATTTCTTCAACAGCTTTTTGACATTTATTTAAAAACTCATTTCTTTTTAAAAAAGATTTTGGCGGGTATCCGCAAATACTCATTTCAGGAAATATAATAAGGTCGCAGTTAATTTTTTTGGCTTTTTTTATATATTCAATGATTTTATTTTTGTTTCCTTCAAAATCACCTATAATAGGATTTATTTGTCCGGCTGCTATTTTCATGGCTTACCTTTTTATTTAAATTTTTATAAAACATATCCATTATTTTAAAGAGGTACAAGAAAAAAAGAACAGGAAAATATCTGCAGTATTGGTTTGTAAGGCAGTAGAAAAATATTAAAGAAAACAGAAATGAAAATCTTAAAAATTGAGATCCAACAAAATCAGGATTTTATAGGTAGATGAGTTTATGGTTAACTTGTTTTCTAACAACCTGTCGGGCTGGGTAAAAATGATTCTTTGTTCAGTTGCTAATTAAGTTTTGTGAATTTTAAATATAAGGATAAAATATGAAAATTCTTGTTACAGGTGCAGCCGGATATGTGGGGCGCAGGCTTGTTTACAGACTTTTAAAAGAAACTTCCCACAAGCTTAATCTCTTTGTTATGAATAAAAATGAAGTTCAGTTTTCAGAGTCTTCAAGAATTAAAGTTTTTGAAGGTTCAACTTTTGATGAAAAATCCCTTGATTCAGCAATGGAAAGTGTAGACTGTGCATATTATCTTATACATTCAATGGGAGTAAAAGGAGATTTTGAAGAACTTGACAAAATCAGTGCTAAAAATTTCAGGGAAAGCTGTATAAAAAATAATGTCAAAAAAGTTATTTATCTTGGAGGCCTTGGTCTTAGTTCAAACTCAAGTCCTCATTTAAAAAGCAGAATAGAAACCGGAGAAATTTTATCGGATAATAGTAAAAAATACCTTACAATTTGGTTTAGAGCCGGAATTATAATAGGATCAGGATCTGCAAGCTTTGAAATACTTAAAAATCTTTCGCAAAAACTTCCGGTTCTTATAACTCCGAAATGGGTTGAAACAAAAACAGAACCGATTTTTATAAATGATGTTGTTTCATATCTTATAAAAGCAGTTGATCTTGATTCTTATGATAATTGTATTGTGGATATAGGCTCTGAAATTATGAGTTTTAGGGAAATGATTGAAAAAGCTTCGCAAATAATGGGGCTTAAAAGAATAATTGTTCCTGTTCCTTTTTTTACTCCAAAACTTTCTTCTTACTGGCTGGTTTTTATTACTCCTGTGCCCTTAAGAATTGCAGCTCCCCTTGTGGAAGGACTTAAGCATGAAACAATCAAACAGAATTCAAATGCTATAAGCTATTTCCCTGATATTTCCCCTGTAAAATTTGATGATGCAATAAAAAAAGCCATTCATGAAGCTGAAATTAATCAGGTTATAAGCAGATGGTCCGATGGAAGCTGTACCCCCGGAGTTTTTTGTGAGCCTTCCTCTTTTGCAGGAGCATCTGTATTTAAAATAAGGGAAAAAGCTGATTTTAAAAACATTTCTCCTGAAAAAATATTTAAATCAATGAAGAAGGCCGGTGGGAAAAGGGGATGGTATAGATATCATTTTTTATGGTCTGTAAGAGGTGCCATAGACAAAATTTCAGGAGGATACGGTCTTGGCAGGGGAAGAAGAGATAGTAAAAATTTAAGGATAGGTGATTCCATAGATTTTTGGAAAGTTGTAGATCTTGTTGAAAATAAAAGGATTTTGCTTTTTGCTGAAATGAAGCTTCCAGGTAAAGGCTGGCTTGAATTTTTAATTGATGGAAATCATGCTGTTGTAACAGCATATTTTATACCAGACGGCCTTTTTGGCAGGTTGTATTGGGTGTCCATGAGTTTTTTTCATAAGCTTATTTTCAAGGATATGGTCAGGTCAATAGTTAAGCATTCCTGAAAAGGACATATTTTAAAGCTTGATGAGAAAAAAATATCTGTTTTTCAAGAGGTCTGTTTTTTTAATTTTTCTTACCAAAAAGAAAGAAAAAAGTTTTCCAAATCATTAATATCTACTTCATTGCCGGCTAGAAAAAAACCGGCAATGGATCAATCTTTATTTTATTCCTTTAAGAAATTCAGGTTTAAAATAATCAGCATCTGGATATTCATAAAACCCTTTTCTTGATTTAATTCCAAGAAGTCCTTTATCAACAAATTCTTTTAAAAATTCAGCATTTTTCTTGGATTGTTTATCATTTGTTGTTGTTGCCCAAAAATCTGTTATTTTCCAAACAGTTTCAAGCCCAACAGAATCCATCATTCCAAAAGGGCCTATGGGTGCTTTTAAAACTCCCATCCAGGCTTTGTCTACATCTTCATAAGATGCAACTCCTTTGCTTGCAAGGGTAAGTGCTGTTGCAAAAAGA
Proteins encoded:
- a CDS encoding SDR family oxidoreductase; amino-acid sequence: MKILVTGAAGYVGRRLVYRLLKETSHKLNLFVMNKNEVQFSESSRIKVFEGSTFDEKSLDSAMESVDCAYYLIHSMGVKGDFEELDKISAKNFRESCIKNNVKKVIYLGGLGLSSNSSPHLKSRIETGEILSDNSKKYLTIWFRAGIIIGSGSASFEILKNLSQKLPVLITPKWVETKTEPIFINDVVSYLIKAVDLDSYDNCIVDIGSEIMSFREMIEKASQIMGLKRIIVPVPFFTPKLSSYWLVFITPVPLRIAAPLVEGLKHETIKQNSNAISYFPDISPVKFDDAIKKAIHEAEINQVISRWSDGSCTPGVFCEPSSFAGASVFKIREKADFKNISPEKIFKSMKKAGGKRGWYRYHFLWSVRGAIDKISGGYGLGRGRRDSKNLRIGDSIDFWKVVDLVENKRILLFAEMKLPGKGWLEFLIDGNHAVVTAYFIPDGLFGRLYWVSMSFFHKLIFKDMVRSIVKHS
- a CDS encoding metallophosphoesterase, which encodes MLIAIMSDSHDHLDMIQKALLICRQKKVEAIIHCGDFIAPFSLKLLASINIPFYGVFGNNDGDKIKMIEYTKTILKNVKLYERFGEINLNFKKIAFTHYFDLAKPLAKSEQYDLVCFGHSHTWYCKKINSTLLLNPGEIMGKEGSPGFALYNTKTSEIIKVKI
- the priA gene encoding primosomal protein N', which translates into the protein MNLYIEVYLCLPVNDFFIYGVPKYLEKEVEPGKRVIAPVGNRKITGYIKKVLNKKPETDFQIKEIIEVPDKNSFFSEKLLSLFEWISNYYIYPPGLVIKSALPSGINPDISKIFKTTPKGLELLNDPKNYTTFKVLNLLRDGEKTEKELLGSGVKKNELNSLRNKDLIEFEFFIPKPKTKEKLENFLKRQKSESITKLTDKQIRVLERIPFDKEVLKKEISAKEKGSSQVINALIKKGLVKESEKRVLRDPLGEAVEKDIPPVLNEEQLQAFEKIKPFVGKKFKRYLLYGITGSGKTEVYLNLVKQALELKKTALVLVPEISLISQTERRFKARFGDQTAVIHSNLSPGEKLDQWTLIAEKKKTVVIGARSAIFAPLENIGVIVVDEEHDQSYKQDSAPNYNARDMAIVRAKTENCPVVLGSATPSIETYTNTQTNKFEILYLKKRVNKSCLPEVSVYDLKKSAKDKGAYRFISYYLAMEINKRLKQKEQVLLFLNKRGYSSFLLCNLCSEALKCRFCSVTMTYHKSNESLVCHLCGYRQKIPKECPNCANPELVHLGTGTEKIEKACEFLFRDSTIIRLDQDTTRKKGELVKKLKAIRQKKADIIIGTQMIAKGHDFPNITLVGIINADHGFNFPDFRAAEKTFQVLSQVAGRTGRGEKKGKVIMQTYNPDHFSIQTAKTQNFINFYKEEINFRKSLFYPPFAKIALVKISGTKEELADQFSKKCRNCLENLKSELKSEIIIMGPAKSPVYIAATRFRFQILLKSKTAGELNLILKQFKSTFSSLPSDLRVTFDIDPYSMM
- a CDS encoding NAD+ synthase; amino-acid sequence: MKIAAGQINPIIGDFEGNKNKIIEYIKKAKKINCDLIIFPEMSICGYPPKSFLKRNEFLNKCQKAVEEISLFTKDIAIILTYPKISKKGLLNTAAFIKNKKIKSEIYKSELSSWEVYNEKNYFLPFDGKNKLIDFKGKKIKLSFHNNNNESCDFFIDLTPLPFIKNTIDKRFETFKNQALNQNTKIVFVNLAGGADSIVFDGFSSFFNNKGELLNYGKPFEEELLITDFNKSTKKELKLPSKNALILKALETGLKDYFYKSGFKKAVIGSSGGIDSALAAAISARALGSENIHTVFMPSDYTDPENETDTALLAKNFNFKRDVIPIKESFEAFLKMYKGFDKSAHSITEQNIQARIRGTLLMGISNKENALLIDTGNKTEAIVGYCTLYGDSCGAVAPIGDLTKTEVWEISEYINKIEGKEMIPVNIINKAPSAELKPGQKDEDDLPEYKTADKIISAYFDEKKSPEEIIKSGFKKEDLEKILTKFYISEYKRFQLAPVIMISPQVWSLPKNNPLCSFFRG